Below is a window of Photobacterium atrarenae DNA.
TGACTTTCACCTACGAGCCGGAAGTGTTGCGCCACTTTACCGCCCGGCTCAAAGAAGTGGAGACGGCTCCGGTTTTTACGCCAGCCAGGGAATCGGCGCAGCAAACCATCGCAGCAATCATCGCTGAGGAGTAAAACCCAAACACTACTGCTATCGTTCCTGCTACAGCTCTGATAAATGCGCTAAACAGTATTCAGCCCGGTCCAGCACGGCTTGTTGTCGGTCCGGGCTGAGCTGCTCGCCAAGGATCAGCTGCAGTGTTCGATAGTTTGTCTTGCGCATCAACATTGAAGAATAACGGTGGGTGTGAAATGGCGTCTGAGGCCGTGGCCGAGTTGCTTCGGGGTCGTTGAATGGCTTCAGCGTCGTGATTTGCTTCAGAGTTGAGGCCAGTCAGCAGCATCCATGGCATCCAGGTTGCCGTCGTGTTGATCGCCTTTCCACTTACGGATAAAGGCGCCGTCCGGATCATAACGTTGGGTCTGTTTTTCCAGATGAAAATGGCGATGTTCTTTGGGATCGGCACCGACTCCGGCGATGTACTGCCAGTTGCCCCAGTTTGACGCCACATCGTAATCAAGCAGTTGCTGTTCAAAGTAGGCGGCGCCGTAGCGCCAGTCCAGGCTCAGCTCATGGACCAGACAGCTGGCAACCAGTTGCCGGCCCCGATTTGACATATATCCGGTTTGATTAAGCTGGTGCATACAGGCGTTCACGATGGGGTAAGGCGTATTGCCGTTACACCAGCGTCGGTAGCGCTCGGCATAGTAACTGGTGTTGGGCCGGTGAGGCTTGATGCCTTGAAAGGCGAACAGCCTGGTCGGGTAACGATGGGCATACCACTGAAAGTATTCGCGCCACAGCAGTTCAAACTTGATCCAGGCAGTTGAGTTGTTGCGCTCAACGTGGCTTTCGTAGTGCTGTAGGCGCTCGATCAGGGTGTTGGCTGAAAGGCTGCCCAGCGCCAGCCAGGGCGAGAGCTTGGTGGAGTTCTCCCAACCGTCAAGGGCATTTCGGGTCTGTTTGTAGTCGCTGGGGGCACGACTGGCGAAATAGCCCTCAAGTTGTCTGAGCGCCGCTTGTTCACCACCTTGAAAAACAGAAGGGCGATGGGTGAGCAGCGGGCTCAGCACATCAAAATGGAGCATATTTTTTGGGGGCGGTGGTAAACGGGCCAAGTCCGGGAGCGGCTGCCGGATCGGCAGATCATCAACCAGCTTGCGAAACTGCGAGAAGGTGGGCGGAAGCTGCTCAATGTGGAACGGAAGCGCTTCCGGGGTAAAGAGCGTATGGCTGGGCGTGGTGGTGAATATCAGGTAAGGATAGCGTTCGGTCAAAGTTTGCCAGCTTTGGTTTTCATAATATCCGGCATGCTGGCTGCGATAGAGGCGGGTGATATTGTATTGGGTAATGAGTGCCGGCAGTGTGTTCAGCGGATGTT
It encodes the following:
- a CDS encoding DASH family cryptochrome, which translates into the protein MTTGLYLFSNDLRLHDNPALQRAADEVDTLLCVYCLPLSKVNRLPYHTNPLGPWRQQFLLQSLADLDLQLTELGQQLLIVLEHPLNTLPALITQYNITRLYRSQHAGYYENQSWQTLTERYPYLIFTTTPSHTLFTPEALPFHIEQLPPTFSQFRKLVDDLPIRQPLPDLARLPPPPKNMLHFDVLSPLLTHRPSVFQGGEQAALRQLEGYFASRAPSDYKQTRNALDGWENSTKLSPWLALGSLSANTLIERLQHYESHVERNNSTAWIKFELLWREYFQWYAHRYPTRLFAFQGIKPHRPNTSYYAERYRRWCNGNTPYPIVNACMHQLNQTGYMSNRGRQLVASCLVHELSLDWRYGAAYFEQQLLDYDVASNWGNWQYIAGVGADPKEHRHFHLEKQTQRYDPDGAFIRKWKGDQHDGNLDAMDAADWPQL